In Brevundimonas subvibrioides, a genomic segment contains:
- a CDS encoding type II toxin-antitoxin system RelE/ParE family toxin, with protein MRVRFAAVARQELVEVGDYIAIDNRSAARRYVAGLKTHCEALRHFPRRFTACPEFGSGLHRTRYRSHDIYYSVQGEIVLVERIVHAMRDTSTLSFKRRE; from the coding sequence GTGAGAGTCCGCTTCGCAGCCGTTGCTCGCCAGGAGTTGGTCGAGGTCGGCGATTACATCGCGATCGACAATCGATCAGCCGCGCGCCGCTACGTCGCTGGATTGAAGACGCACTGTGAAGCCCTCAGGCATTTTCCGAGACGTTTCACCGCATGCCCTGAGTTTGGTAGCGGTCTGCACAGGACGCGTTACCGTTCGCACGACATCTATTATTCTGTCCAAGGCGAGATCGTGCTGGTCGAACGGATCGTCCACGCCATGCGAGACACCTCGACCCTCTCTTTCAAACGGCGCGAATGA
- a CDS encoding acyl-CoA desaturase gives MHDPLDPCAVNSLIETPGCDPVAGRVVWDPLHSVWNGGMMAATLLAGPLTVSPAALALFVVTTGAGLLLGHSVGFHRRMIHGSFQCPLWLEHFLVWVGTVVGISGPFWMIRAHDLRDWAQRQPDCHDYLSNRRPMLVDAIWQMHGRLVLDHPPAFDYGRIGRDRFYRFLERTWILQQLPIAGVLYLMGGWGFVVWGVCARITASVVGHWFVGHLAHTHGPQTWLVKDAGVQAHDVPWAAVLTMGEGWHNNHHAYPGSARIGLYPGQSDWGWRFIQMLERAGLAWDVRTPETLGPRPLVAADAFKC, from the coding sequence ATGCATGACCCGCTCGACCCCTGTGCCGTCAACAGCCTGATCGAGACGCCGGGATGCGATCCGGTCGCCGGTCGCGTAGTCTGGGACCCGCTTCACTCGGTCTGGAACGGCGGGATGATGGCAGCGACGCTGCTTGCCGGTCCCCTGACGGTCAGTCCGGCCGCCCTCGCGCTCTTCGTCGTGACCACGGGTGCGGGCCTTTTGCTCGGTCATTCGGTCGGCTTTCACCGCCGGATGATCCACGGCAGCTTCCAGTGTCCGCTTTGGCTGGAGCATTTCCTGGTCTGGGTCGGGACGGTCGTGGGGATCAGCGGCCCCTTCTGGATGATCCGCGCCCACGACCTGCGCGACTGGGCCCAGCGCCAGCCGGATTGCCACGACTATCTGTCCAACCGTCGGCCGATGCTGGTCGATGCGATCTGGCAGATGCACGGACGTCTAGTGCTCGATCATCCACCGGCCTTCGACTATGGCCGCATCGGACGGGACCGGTTCTATCGCTTCCTCGAACGCACCTGGATACTGCAGCAACTGCCCATCGCGGGAGTCCTCTATCTGATGGGTGGCTGGGGATTCGTGGTGTGGGGCGTCTGCGCCCGGATCACCGCTTCGGTTGTTGGCCACTGGTTCGTCGGCCATCTGGCCCATACGCACGGGCCGCAAACCTGGCTGGTCAAGGACGCGGGGGTCCAGGCCCACGACGTGCCTTGGGCGGCGGTCCTAACCATGGGGGAGGGCTGGCACAACAATCACCACGCTTACCCGGGCTCCGCCAGGATCGGCCTCTATCCAGGTCAGAGCGACTGGGGCTGGCGGTTCATCCAGATGCTGGAGCGGGCCGGACTGGCTTGGGATGTGCGGACGCCGGAGACTCTGGGGCCTCGGCCTCTCGTTGCCGCTGATGCCTTCAAGTGTTGA
- the secA gene encoding preprotein translocase subunit SecA, whose product MLGFAKKFFGSSNDRKVKDFMGRVQKINALEPKYAALSDDELRMMTQTFKDRVAAGESLDKLLDDAFAVSREASKRVLGQRQYDVQLTGGMILHEGGIAEMRTGEGKTLVAVAPVYLNALSGKGVHVITVNDYLARRDAEWMGRVYRFLGLEVGVIVNGLSQGQRQASYNADITYGTNNEFGFDYLRDNLVYDRREMVQRPHHFAIVDEVDSILIDEARTPLIISGPTEDRSDLYKICDALVKALIKDPTTFDLDEKQRQSLLTEEGSERIEQLLEEGGHFADDTTGLYDAANISLVHHVNQALRANTLYQKDKDYIIKAGEVVLIDEFTGRMMTGRRLSEGLHQAIEAKEDVKIQPENQTLASVTIQNYFRLYEKLSGMTGTAATEAQEFHDIYKMDVLEVPTNRPVQRIDHDDEVYRTYAEKVQAIARQIADCRERGQPILVGTVSIEKSEQLSEILNNYEHKVEVSRSLKPAFVGKEKEAAKVGDAAWDIKYETKFKGIPHNVLNARQHEQEAFIVADAGLPGAVTIATNMAGRGTDIQLGGNLEMRLEKYRLDQRNLAIEVTPEMLAAEEARLKADIAVQKKIALDAGGLFVLGTERHESRRIDNQLRGRTGRQGDPGTSKFFLCCEDDLLRIFAGDRLDAIMRNFGVAEGEAISHPWLNRAVETAQKRVETRNYDIRKNLLKYDDVVNDQRKAVFEQRQEFMDSDDLSELVGEFRRDVVTDLVDRFMPPKAYAEQWDIDGLDEKVKSTLGLDLPLHDWAAEEGVSNEEVEQRLQDAADARAAQRLEQLGADQTRGLEKQFLMQMIDMQWREHLVHLDHLRGVIGLRGYGQRDPLNEYKTEAFSLFETLLHELRHNVTRWLMTVEFRFEAPPAMEMPEFQEIHLNPGTGVNEMADPLAQNPEGQLTGDARSRLPVELLPAGWERTARNADCPCRSGRKFKHCHGALV is encoded by the coding sequence ATGCTCGGCTTTGCCAAGAAATTCTTCGGCTCTTCCAACGACCGCAAGGTCAAGGACTTCATGGGCCGGGTCCAGAAGATCAATGCCCTGGAGCCGAAATACGCCGCCCTGTCCGACGACGAGCTGCGCATGATGACCCAGACGTTCAAGGACCGGGTCGCGGCCGGCGAGAGCCTGGACAAGCTGCTGGACGACGCCTTTGCCGTATCGCGCGAGGCCTCCAAGCGGGTGCTGGGTCAGCGCCAGTACGACGTGCAGCTGACCGGCGGCATGATCCTGCACGAGGGCGGCATCGCCGAGATGCGGACCGGCGAAGGCAAGACCCTGGTCGCCGTGGCCCCGGTGTATCTGAACGCCCTGTCGGGCAAGGGCGTCCACGTTATCACCGTCAACGACTATCTGGCCCGGCGCGACGCCGAATGGATGGGCCGGGTCTACCGGTTCCTGGGTCTCGAGGTCGGGGTGATCGTCAACGGCCTCAGCCAGGGCCAGCGCCAGGCGTCCTACAACGCCGACATCACCTATGGCACCAACAACGAGTTCGGCTTCGACTATCTGCGTGACAACCTGGTCTATGACCGGCGCGAGATGGTGCAGCGCCCGCACCATTTCGCCATCGTCGACGAGGTCGACTCCATCCTGATCGACGAGGCGCGCACGCCCCTGATCATCTCGGGGCCAACCGAGGACCGGTCGGATCTCTACAAGATCTGCGACGCCCTGGTGAAGGCGCTGATCAAGGACCCGACGACCTTCGACCTCGACGAAAAGCAGCGCCAGTCGCTGCTGACCGAGGAAGGCTCCGAGCGGATCGAGCAACTGCTGGAGGAAGGCGGCCATTTCGCCGATGACACGACGGGTCTGTACGACGCCGCCAACATCAGCCTGGTGCACCACGTCAACCAGGCGCTCCGCGCCAACACCCTGTACCAGAAGGACAAGGACTACATCATCAAGGCCGGCGAGGTCGTCCTGATCGACGAATTCACGGGTCGGATGATGACCGGTCGTCGCCTGTCCGAGGGTCTGCACCAGGCCATCGAGGCCAAGGAAGACGTCAAGATCCAGCCCGAGAACCAGACCCTGGCCTCGGTCACGATCCAGAATTACTTCCGCCTCTACGAGAAGCTGTCGGGCATGACCGGCACGGCGGCCACCGAGGCCCAGGAGTTCCACGACATCTACAAGATGGATGTGCTGGAGGTTCCCACCAACCGGCCGGTCCAGCGCATCGACCATGACGACGAGGTCTACCGGACCTATGCCGAGAAGGTGCAGGCCATCGCCCGCCAGATCGCAGACTGCCGCGAGCGGGGCCAGCCGATCCTGGTCGGCACCGTCTCGATCGAGAAGTCCGAACAGCTGTCGGAGATCCTCAACAACTACGAGCACAAGGTGGAGGTGTCGCGCAGCCTCAAACCGGCTTTTGTGGGCAAGGAAAAGGAGGCCGCCAAGGTCGGCGACGCCGCCTGGGACATCAAATACGAGACGAAGTTCAAGGGCATCCCGCACAACGTCCTGAATGCCCGCCAGCACGAGCAGGAAGCCTTCATCGTCGCCGATGCGGGTCTGCCGGGCGCCGTCACGATCGCCACCAACATGGCCGGTCGCGGCACCGACATCCAGCTGGGCGGGAATCTGGAAATGCGGCTGGAGAAATACCGGCTGGATCAGCGCAACCTGGCCATCGAGGTCACGCCCGAGATGCTGGCCGCCGAAGAGGCCCGGCTGAAGGCCGACATCGCCGTCCAGAAGAAGATCGCCCTGGATGCCGGCGGCCTGTTCGTCCTGGGCACCGAGCGTCACGAAAGCCGCCGCATCGACAACCAGCTGCGCGGCCGCACCGGCCGTCAGGGCGACCCGGGCACATCCAAATTCTTCCTGTGCTGCGAGGACGATCTGCTGCGCATCTTCGCCGGCGACCGGCTGGATGCGATCATGCGGAATTTCGGCGTGGCCGAGGGCGAGGCGATCTCGCATCCCTGGCTGAACCGCGCGGTCGAGACGGCGCAGAAGCGGGTCGAGACCCGCAACTACGACATCCGCAAGAACCTGCTGAAATACGACGACGTCGTGAACGACCAGCGCAAGGCGGTGTTCGAGCAGCGCCAGGAGTTCATGGATTCCGACGACCTGTCCGAACTGGTCGGGGAGTTCCGGCGCGACGTGGTCACCGATCTGGTCGACCGCTTCATGCCGCCCAAGGCCTATGCCGAACAGTGGGACATCGACGGCCTCGACGAGAAGGTGAAGTCGACGCTCGGCCTCGACCTGCCGCTGCACGACTGGGCCGCCGAGGAAGGCGTGTCCAACGAGGAGGTCGAGCAGCGCCTTCAGGACGCCGCCGACGCCCGCGCCGCCCAACGTCTGGAACAGCTGGGCGCCGACCAGACCCGGGGACTGGAAAAGCAGTTCCTGATGCAGATGATCGACATGCAATGGCGCGAGCACCTGGTGCATCTGGACCATTTGCGTGGCGTCATCGGCCTGCGCGGCTACGGCCAGCGCGACCCGCTGAACGAGTACAAGACCGAGGCCTTCAGCCTGTTCGAGACCCTGCTGCACGAGCTGCGCCACAATGTGACGCGCTGGCTGATGACGGTGGAGTTCCGGTTCGAGGCTCCGCCCGCGATGGAGATGCCCGAGTTCCAGGAAATCCACCTGAACCCCGGCACCGGCGTCAACGAAATGGCCGATCCGCTGGCCCAGAACCCCGAAGGACAGCTGACCGGCGACGCCCGGTCGCGCCTGCCGGTCGAGCTTCTGCCGGCCGGCTGGGAGCGGACGGCGCGCAACGCCGACTGCCCCTGCCGCTCGGGCCGCAAGTTCAAGCACTGCCACGGGGCGCTGGTCTGA
- a CDS encoding peptidylprolyl isomerase, with protein sequence MRHSRHPLTFLALTAVLALAACGRGGGNDQPPEPGDRAVARVQDQTIWASDVKREAVAQGLVGEGEPLDITSNLFRRVLDEVVDQKLLAREAERRGLDNSPLAQRRLEATRERILGDMLVENEVNGRINDQSVQTLYQEQLGLARTSEEIRVRLILSRTRPEADAVLGILGQGASFEAVAQERSIDEATRFSGGDLGYSTADVMPQAYASALRDAPAGSTVGPFQTEGGWAVLRVEDRRRESPPTLDQARPQIVRYLTYEGVRQLLEELRGKARVDVLLAAEGNAPQEPASAPRVAAPTTPAPAPTAPAPARTATAQ encoded by the coding sequence ATGCGACATTCACGCCACCCTCTCACCTTTTTGGCCCTCACTGCGGTTCTGGCGCTTGCCGCCTGCGGGCGTGGTGGCGGTAACGACCAGCCGCCGGAACCGGGCGACCGGGCGGTGGCCAGGGTGCAGGACCAGACCATCTGGGCGTCGGACGTGAAGCGCGAGGCCGTGGCGCAGGGGCTGGTGGGCGAGGGCGAGCCACTGGACATCACCTCCAACCTGTTCCGGCGCGTGCTGGACGAGGTGGTGGACCAGAAACTGCTGGCCCGCGAAGCCGAGCGGCGTGGGCTCGACAATTCCCCCCTGGCCCAGCGCCGGCTGGAGGCCACCCGCGAGCGGATCCTGGGCGACATGCTGGTCGAGAACGAGGTCAACGGCCGCATCAACGACCAGTCCGTCCAGACCTTGTACCAGGAACAGCTGGGCCTGGCCCGCACGTCCGAGGAGATCCGCGTCCGCCTGATCCTGTCGCGCACCCGGCCGGAGGCCGACGCCGTGCTGGGTATCCTGGGGCAGGGGGCGTCGTTCGAGGCCGTGGCCCAGGAACGCTCGATCGACGAGGCCACGCGGTTCTCGGGCGGTGACCTCGGCTATTCGACCGCCGACGTCATGCCCCAGGCCTATGCCAGCGCGCTTCGCGACGCCCCGGCCGGATCGACGGTCGGCCCGTTCCAGACCGAGGGCGGCTGGGCCGTGCTGCGGGTCGAGGACCGCCGCCGCGAGAGCCCGCCGACGCTGGATCAGGCCCGCCCCCAGATCGTTCGCTATCTGACCTACGAAGGCGTGCGCCAGCTGCTGGAGGAGTTGCGCGGCAAGGCCCGGGTCGATGTGCTGCTGGCCGCCGAGGGCAATGCGCCCCAGGAGCCCGCATCGGCCCCGCGCGTGGCCGCGCCGACGACCCCTGCGCCTGCGCCGACAGCGCCCGCGCCCGCCCGGACGGCGACCGCCCAATGA
- a CDS encoding CoA-acylating methylmalonate-semialdehyde dehydrogenase has translation MRDIHHFIDGASFTGTSGRFAEVFNPNTGEVQARVQLASIEEMDRAVQSAQNAFEGWSSTNPQRRARVMFEFKRLVEANMTELAELLSSEHGKVVADSKGDIQRGLEVIEFACGIPHALKGEYTWGAGPGIDVYSMRQPLGVVSGITPFNFPAMIPMWMFGVAVAVGNTFILKPSERDPSVPVRLAELMMEAGAPAGVLNVVHGDKAAVDAILTHPQIHAVSFVGSSDIAHYVYQVGAANHKRVQAMGGAKNHGIVLPDADMDQVIKDLSGAAYGSAGERCMALPVVVPVGKKTADELRERMIAEIPMMRVGVSTDAGAHYGPVVTAQHKARVEGWIEQGVKDGAELVVDGRGFSLQGHEKGYFIGPSLFDHVTPGMESYKEEIFGPVLQIVRAASFEEALSLPSKHQYGNGVAIFTQNGRAARDFAARVNVGMVGINVPIPVPVAYHTFGGWKRSAFGDTNQHGMEGVKFWTKVKTITARWPDSDLEHADSSFVIPTMG, from the coding sequence ATGCGCGACATCCACCATTTCATCGACGGTGCGTCCTTCACGGGAACGTCCGGCCGGTTCGCCGAGGTGTTCAACCCGAACACCGGAGAGGTTCAGGCCCGCGTCCAGCTGGCCTCGATCGAGGAGATGGACCGCGCGGTCCAGTCCGCCCAGAACGCCTTCGAGGGCTGGTCCAGCACGAACCCCCAGCGCCGCGCGCGCGTGATGTTCGAGTTCAAGCGGCTGGTCGAGGCCAATATGACCGAGCTGGCCGAACTGCTGTCGTCGGAGCACGGCAAGGTGGTCGCGGACTCGAAAGGCGACATCCAGCGCGGGCTGGAGGTGATCGAGTTCGCCTGCGGCATCCCCCACGCCCTGAAGGGCGAATACACCTGGGGTGCCGGCCCTGGCATCGACGTCTATTCGATGCGCCAGCCCCTGGGCGTGGTCTCGGGCATCACCCCGTTCAACTTCCCGGCCATGATCCCGATGTGGATGTTCGGCGTGGCCGTCGCGGTGGGCAACACCTTCATCCTCAAGCCTTCCGAGCGTGATCCGTCGGTGCCTGTCCGTCTGGCCGAGCTGATGATGGAGGCGGGGGCCCCCGCCGGCGTCCTCAACGTCGTCCACGGCGACAAGGCGGCGGTCGATGCCATCCTGACCCACCCGCAGATCCACGCCGTCAGCTTCGTCGGCTCGTCCGACATTGCTCACTATGTCTACCAGGTGGGCGCGGCCAACCATAAGCGGGTCCAGGCCATGGGCGGGGCCAAGAACCACGGCATCGTCCTGCCCGACGCCGACATGGACCAGGTGATCAAGGACCTGTCCGGGGCCGCCTATGGCTCGGCCGGCGAACGCTGCATGGCCCTTCCGGTAGTCGTGCCGGTCGGCAAGAAGACCGCCGACGAGCTGCGCGAGCGGATGATCGCCGAGATCCCGATGATGCGGGTCGGCGTCTCCACCGACGCGGGTGCGCACTACGGCCCGGTGGTCACGGCCCAGCACAAGGCCCGCGTCGAAGGCTGGATCGAGCAGGGGGTCAAGGACGGTGCCGAGCTGGTCGTCGACGGCCGCGGCTTCAGCCTGCAGGGCCACGAAAAGGGATACTTCATCGGCCCGTCGCTGTTCGACCACGTCACGCCCGGGATGGAATCCTACAAGGAGGAGATCTTCGGCCCCGTGCTGCAGATCGTCCGCGCCGCCAGCTTCGAGGAGGCGCTGAGCCTGCCCTCGAAGCACCAGTACGGCAACGGCGTCGCCATCTTCACCCAGAACGGCCGCGCGGCGCGCGACTTCGCTGCCCGGGTCAATGTCGGCATGGTCGGCATCAACGTCCCGATCCCGGTGCCGGTCGCCTATCACACCTTCGGCGGCTGGAAGCGGTCGGCCTTCGGCGACACCAACCAGCACGGCATGGAAGGCGTGAAGTTCTGGACCAAGGTCAAGACCATTACCGCCCGCTGGCCCGACAGCGATCTGGAGCACGCGGATTCCAGCTTCGTCATCCCGACCATGGGGTGA
- the rlmN gene encoding 23S rRNA (adenine(2503)-C(2))-methyltransferase RlmN has translation MSVTLDLSRVSASAPRAPVNLSGLTRGALRQALIDADICPPEKAKMRASQVWGWIHHFGVTDFDAMTNMAKDAKAKMAAAFTLDRPEIVERQVSADGTRKWLIRTAPGIEIETVYIPDVGRAGALCVSSQVGCTLNCTFCHTGTQALVRNLTAAEIVAQVQVARDDLNEWPSPKEDRRLSNIVFMGMGEPLYNLDQVSDAIDIISDNEGIALSRRRITVSTSGVVPQLEPLGTRTQAMLAISLHATNDDLRDVLVPLNRKYPLQQLMDGIRAYPGLSNARRVTFEYVMLKGVNDSPDEARALVKLIEGIPAKVNLIPFNPWPGTDYECSDWKTIERFAAILNKAGYASPIRTPRGRDILAACGQLKSESEKVRASALRKAEQAAA, from the coding sequence GTGAGCGTCACGCTCGACCTGTCCCGCGTCTCCGCCTCGGCCCCCAGGGCCCCCGTCAACCTGTCCGGTCTGACGCGCGGAGCCTTGCGTCAGGCCCTGATCGACGCCGACATCTGTCCGCCGGAAAAGGCGAAGATGCGCGCCAGTCAGGTGTGGGGCTGGATCCACCATTTCGGCGTCACCGACTTCGACGCCATGACCAATATGGCCAAAGACGCCAAGGCGAAGATGGCCGCCGCCTTCACCCTCGACAGGCCCGAGATCGTCGAGCGCCAGGTCTCGGCCGACGGCACGCGCAAATGGCTGATCCGCACCGCGCCCGGCATAGAGATCGAGACCGTCTACATCCCCGACGTGGGCCGCGCCGGCGCCCTGTGCGTGTCGAGCCAGGTCGGCTGCACCCTGAACTGCACCTTCTGTCACACGGGCACCCAGGCCCTGGTCCGCAACCTGACGGCCGCCGAGATCGTGGCCCAGGTCCAGGTGGCCCGCGACGACCTGAACGAATGGCCGTCGCCCAAGGAAGATCGCCGCCTGTCCAACATCGTCTTCATGGGCATGGGCGAGCCGCTGTACAATCTGGACCAGGTCTCGGACGCCATCGACATCATCTCGGACAATGAGGGCATCGCCCTGTCGCGCCGCCGGATCACGGTCTCGACCAGTGGCGTGGTGCCCCAGCTGGAGCCTTTGGGCACCCGAACCCAGGCCATGCTGGCCATCAGCCTGCACGCCACCAACGACGACCTGCGCGACGTCCTGGTGCCGCTGAACAGGAAATACCCGTTGCAACAGCTGATGGACGGCATCCGCGCCTATCCGGGCCTTTCCAACGCCCGGCGGGTCACCTTCGAATATGTGATGCTGAAGGGCGTCAATGACAGTCCCGACGAGGCCCGCGCCCTGGTCAAGCTGATCGAGGGCATCCCCGCCAAGGTCAACCTGATCCCCTTCAACCCCTGGCCGGGCACCGACTATGAATGCTCGGACTGGAAGACGATCGAGCGGTTCGCGGCGATCCTGAACAAGGCGGGATATGCGAGCCCGATCCGCACGCCGCGGGGGCGGGATATCCTGGCCGCCTGCGGGCAGCTGAAATCCGAGAGCGAGAAGGTCCGGGCGAGCGCGCTCAGGAAGGCCGAGCAGGCGGCGGCTTAG
- a CDS encoding metalloregulator ArsR/SmtB family transcription factor: MQRVFEALSSQIRRKMLAYLAHTDLTAGEIAARFEISKPAVSQHLTVLENAGLVTSEKRGQFVHYSLVPDHLANTLSAYAQEVCPVSKPLKAESAAIARRKGDPA, from the coding sequence ATGCAACGCGTGTTCGAAGCCCTTTCCAGCCAGATCCGTCGCAAGATGCTGGCCTATCTTGCCCATACCGACCTGACGGCGGGCGAGATCGCGGCCCGTTTCGAGATCTCGAAGCCTGCTGTCTCGCAGCATCTGACCGTGCTGGAGAACGCCGGGCTGGTGACCAGCGAGAAGCGGGGCCAATTCGTCCACTACAGCCTGGTGCCCGACCATCTGGCGAACACCCTGAGCGCCTATGCCCAGGAAGTCTGCCCGGTGTCCAAGCCGCTCAAGGCCGAGAGCGCGGCCATCGCCAGGCGCAAGGGCGACCCGGCCTAG
- the argJ gene encoding bifunctional glutamate N-acetyltransferase/amino-acid acetyltransferase ArgJ, producing the protein MSAGPKKPVSTGKAIEQAFEKALDPFAAAIRKATQSHAATPAAASAAPGKPGLKVSPLAVPFPTIPPVGGVEITTARAGFYKHERDDLVVFRFARGTTCAGVFTRHKVGSAPVDWCKRQLDGASGGEDVRALVVNAGCANAFTGKAGADAARRTASEVAKRFGCRQRDVMLASTGVIGVLLDDRKIAARLGEVETRLDGDTPPTEQWAAAGLGIMTTDTFPKGSYAEARIDGVKVRIAGIAKGSGMIAPDMATMLAFIVTDASIHPNVLRAMLGLHVRTTFNSVTVDGDTSTNDTCLLFATGASGAPRIGRLGDRRLKEFSAALEKVMLDLAHQLVRDGEGATKFVRVTVDGAASPASARKLAKSIADSPLVKTAIAGEDANWGRVVMAVGKTEEPVDRDHLAIRFGPNVAAVDGAVSPTYDEAKMSAYMKKSEIEISVDVGSGRASATVWTCDLTKGYIEINGDYRS; encoded by the coding sequence ATGAGCGCCGGTCCGAAAAAGCCCGTCTCGACCGGCAAGGCCATCGAACAGGCGTTCGAAAAGGCGCTGGACCCGTTTGCCGCCGCCATCCGCAAGGCGACCCAGTCCCACGCGGCGACGCCCGCCGCGGCGTCGGCCGCGCCCGGCAAGCCCGGCCTGAAGGTTTCGCCCCTGGCTGTGCCCTTCCCGACCATTCCGCCGGTCGGCGGCGTGGAGATCACCACCGCCCGCGCCGGCTTCTACAAGCACGAGCGCGACGACCTGGTGGTGTTCCGTTTCGCGCGGGGCACGACCTGCGCCGGCGTCTTCACCCGCCACAAGGTCGGCTCGGCGCCCGTCGACTGGTGCAAGCGCCAGCTGGACGGCGCGAGCGGCGGCGAGGACGTGCGCGCCCTGGTGGTCAACGCGGGCTGCGCCAATGCCTTCACCGGCAAGGCTGGGGCCGATGCGGCCCGTCGCACGGCCTCCGAGGTGGCCAAGCGGTTCGGTTGTCGCCAGCGCGACGTCATGCTGGCCTCGACCGGGGTGATCGGTGTCCTGCTGGACGACAGGAAGATCGCGGCCAGGCTCGGCGAGGTGGAGACCAGGCTCGATGGCGACACCCCTCCGACCGAGCAATGGGCGGCGGCGGGTCTGGGCATCATGACCACCGACACCTTCCCCAAGGGCTCCTATGCCGAGGCCCGGATCGACGGGGTCAAGGTGCGCATCGCGGGGATCGCCAAGGGTTCGGGCATGATCGCGCCGGACATGGCCACCATGCTGGCCTTCATCGTCACCGACGCCAGCATCCATCCGAATGTCCTGCGGGCCATGCTGGGCCTGCATGTGCGCACGACCTTCAACTCGGTGACGGTCGACGGCGACACCTCGACCAATGACACCTGCCTGCTGTTCGCCACGGGGGCCTCGGGCGCGCCCCGCATCGGCCGTCTGGGCGACCGGCGGCTGAAGGAGTTCAGCGCCGCGCTGGAAAAGGTCATGCTCGACCTGGCGCACCAGCTGGTCCGCGACGGCGAGGGCGCGACCAAGTTCGTGCGCGTGACCGTGGACGGAGCCGCCAGCCCCGCCTCGGCGAGGAAGCTCGCCAAGTCGATCGCCGACAGCCCCCTGGTCAAGACCGCCATCGCCGGCGAGGACGCCAACTGGGGCCGCGTCGTCATGGCCGTCGGCAAGACCGAGGAACCCGTCGACCGCGACCACCTGGCGATCCGCTTTGGGCCCAACGTCGCGGCCGTCGATGGAGCGGTGTCCCCGACCTACGACGAGGCAAAGATGAGCGCCTATATGAAGAAATCGGAGATCGAGATCAGCGTCGACGTCGGCTCAGGCCGCGCCTCCGCCACCGTCTGGACCTGCGATCTGACCAAGGGCTACATCGAGATCAACGGGGATTATCGGAGCTAG
- a CDS encoding aminotransferase class V-fold PLP-dependent enzyme, whose product MTYKPLFSRALALDPERLHFAAHSHHLWPDASFDGQVRAWVEANHFADRKWDLILGEVVPEAQKHVAAELHLPDPQTVVFAPNTHDFLIRVFSGWETKPVRILTTDGEFHAFRRQAERWEESGDAVVTRVPLEPFETFDARFTAAARGGGHDVIFVSQVFFKTGQAIGCIDDLAALAKPEGPWVIVDGYHGFMATPTDLSAVADRIFYVSGGYKYAMTGEGAGFLHAPDDFCERPVVTGWFAEFGNLMGPPDGVQYRADAGRFWGATFDATPIYRFNGVRRMLDEQGLTTAAISAHADRLSARFSEALAAGDCGRPGEAVILNPVTGDGTPRARFLALKHRDAQAWRARLLEANVVTDVRDEVIRFGFGLYQDDADVERLIETCQRLF is encoded by the coding sequence ATGACCTACAAACCCCTGTTCTCCCGCGCCCTGGCGCTCGACCCCGAGCGGCTGCATTTCGCGGCCCACAGCCATCACCTCTGGCCGGACGCCAGTTTCGACGGTCAGGTGCGCGCCTGGGTCGAGGCGAACCATTTCGCTGACCGGAAATGGGACCTGATCCTGGGCGAGGTGGTCCCCGAGGCGCAGAAACACGTTGCCGCCGAGCTGCATCTGCCGGACCCGCAGACCGTCGTCTTCGCGCCCAACACCCATGATTTTCTGATCCGCGTCTTCTCGGGGTGGGAGACGAAGCCTGTCCGAATCCTGACGACCGACGGCGAGTTCCACGCCTTTCGCCGCCAGGCCGAGCGCTGGGAAGAGAGCGGCGACGCCGTCGTCACCCGCGTGCCGCTGGAGCCGTTCGAGACCTTCGACGCCCGGTTCACGGCGGCCGCCCGGGGCGGCGGGCACGACGTGATCTTCGTCAGCCAGGTCTTCTTCAAGACCGGCCAGGCGATCGGCTGCATCGACGACCTGGCCGCGCTCGCGAAACCGGAGGGGCCGTGGGTCATCGTCGATGGCTATCACGGCTTCATGGCCACCCCGACCGACCTGTCGGCGGTGGCGGACCGGATCTTCTATGTCTCGGGCGGATACAAATACGCGATGACCGGCGAGGGCGCGGGCTTCCTGCATGCGCCGGACGACTTCTGCGAACGCCCTGTCGTCACCGGCTGGTTCGCGGAGTTCGGCAATCTGATGGGGCCGCCGGACGGCGTTCAGTATCGCGCCGACGCCGGCCGGTTCTGGGGCGCGACCTTCGACGCCACGCCGATTTACCGCTTCAACGGCGTGCGCCGGATGCTGGACGAGCAGGGGCTGACGACGGCCGCCATTTCGGCCCATGCGGACCGGCTGTCGGCGCGGTTCTCGGAAGCCCTGGCGGCCGGAGACTGCGGGCGTCCGGGCGAGGCCGTGATCCTGAACCCCGTCACCGGCGACGGCACGCCCCGCGCACGTTTTCTTGCGCTGAAGCACAGGGACGCGCAGGCGTGGCGGGCGCGGCTGCTGGAGGCCAATGTCGTCACCGACGTGCGCGACGAGGTCATTCGCTTTGGCTTTGGCCTGTATCAGGACGACGCCGACGTCGAACGCCTGATCGAGACCTGCCAACGCCTGTTCTGA